The following is a genomic window from Sphingorhabdus sp. Alg231-15.
GGCACTGGCCCAAGAAGGACTATTTCCCGAATTTTACTTCTATGACTGCCATAGTTGCCATCGCCGCATCTATGATGATGCATCTGCAAGGCCCACATCCATAAACAATCCCGGTCGCCCCATTCCGGAAGGCATGCCGCCTTATAATGACGAGAATATGATCATGCTGAGCGCAGCAATAAAAGTGGCTGCGCCAGACCTGGCAGGTCAGTTTGAAGCGCGGTCAAAGGCGTTCCACGCGGCCATGGGCAAGGGCCGTGGACCGGCGGTCCAAGCTGCTGCCCGGTTACGTCAGACGGCCCAGACATTGGCCGATCGCTTTTCCAGAGCCAGCTTCGGCCGTGATCAAACTTTCCGGATCATGGAAACAATCGCAGGACAGGCCATCTCTCCGCGCTTCACGGACTATGAGGGCAGTGTGCAGGCTGTCATGGCCATTGATACCCTGCTCAACGGTCTGGTGAACAGCGGACAGGTCAGCGATTCCGCTGCCGCCAGTCTGCGTGGCCAGATCAACGTCGCCTATAAGGCCGTCGATGAACCCAATAGCTACAAACCGCTTCAATTCCGCCGCGCGCTTGGTAGTGCGGTCAGAACGATAAGGGCATTACGATAATGCGGAAGTTTCGTTTTACTGCTGCCATTTCAGCAGCTGCCTTGGTGCTGACCTCTTGCGGAGGCGGCGGTGGCAGCAATGATTTTGGTGGTACGCCATCCCCTTCTCCAGCGCCGTCGCCGACACCATCGCCAACACCCATTGACGGCAATGGCGGTGCGTTCACACCGCCTGCGCAAGAGGCACTTAGCGTCACCGATGTGCAAACCGTCATCGCACAAGCGGTGGGAGAAGCGACCGCGCGCAATCTGCCCTCGGTCATCGCGGTTACCGACAGGGTCGGCAATGTTTTGGCGGTGTTCCAGATGAACGGCGCGCCAGCAATGGCCGGTTTGAGTACAAGCACCATCAACGGACCCAATCCTAATCCGCAAGGATTACAAGGGGCTATGGTTCCTGCGACGACGGCGGCGATCGCGAAAGCCGTGACCGGTGCCTATCTGTCGAGCGGTGGCAACGCTTTTTCCACGCGTACGGCGAGCCAGATTGTACAAGAGCACTTCCCGCCTTCTCCCACCACTGTGGGGCTTGAAAGTGGGCCGCTTTTTGGCGTGCAGTTCAGCCAGCTTCCCTGTTCTGACTTGTCATCGCGCTTTTTGGCCGGTGGGGGAGCTTCAAACCTGATCGGACCTAAGCGATCGCCACTGGGTCTTGCGGCTGATCCGGGTGGATTACCCCTCTACAAAAATGGTGTCGTGGTCGGCGCGATCGGAGTCATGGGCGACGGCGACTACGGCTTTGATCGTAATATTCTCGACGTCGATCAGGATGATGAGGAGGCAATTGCCTTGGCTGGAATCCAGGGCTTTGCTCCATCTGCATCGATTACCGCCAATCGGATAAGCGTGGATGGAACGTCTTTGCGCTTCAGCGATATGACGGTCAGTGATCTGTCACCGCTGCAATCCAATTTCGCTGCCATTAACGGGACCGCTGGAGCGCTCGTTCCGGTGCGGGGCTATACCGATGGCACGATCATCACCGGCACGACCTACGGCACCGAACAGTCCGGCATTCGGGCGTCGACCGCCGCGGAATTCAAGAACCGGGATGCCTTTGTTCTCAGCGATGGCACTGGCACCAACCGCTATCCGGTCCGTGCAGCCACCGATGGCGGAGCAGTTGCTGCACCACTGACCGAAGCTGAAGTGCGAGCGGTTCTGGAGGAAGCCTTTATCGTGATGACCCGCGCCCGTGCGCAGATTCGGCAACCGCTCGACAGTAGGGCGCAGGTGTCGATCTCCGTGGTCGATACCAATGGCGAGATTCTTGGCCTCGTTCGTTCACCCGATGCACCGATTTTCGGCACTGATGTGTCGTTACAAAAAGCACGAACAGCAACGTTCTTCTCCAATGACATAGCGGCGGCGGAAATGCTCACGGACCCAGCCATCGCACCCTATGTCCAAGCGGTTCGCACTTTCCTTGGCGATCCTAATGCTTTGACCGGAACGGTGGCCTTCGCTGACCGTTCAGGCGGTAATCTTGCGCGCCCCTATTTTCCGGATGGCGAAGTTGGTCGTCCAAATGGCCCAATTTCCAAACCGATCCAGGAATTCAGCCCATTCAATGTCGGGCTGCAGCTTGATTTCGTAGTCGGCAATATTGGTGCACATCTGACATTTGTCTCCGATCCCGCCGCGACCGACAGTCCACAGCAATGCACCACGCTTCCAGACAGTCCAAGCGGAACAAAGCGGCTGGCCAATGGCATCCAGATTTTCCCCGGCAGCGTTCCGATATATCGCGGTGATCAACTTATTGGTGGTATCGGTGTGTCAGGTGACGGCATCGATCAGGATGATATGATCAGCTTCCTGGGAGTTCACAATGCCGGTCTGCGCGTCGGCAGCATTGGCAACGCGCCACAAGCCATTCGCGCCGATAACGTCGTGGTTGACCTGGGCGATGCCCAGGTCCGATTGCGCTATGTAAACTGCCCCTTTGCGCCGTTTCTCGACACCGATGAACAGAATGTCTGCGAGGGTTTGTAGAACAAGTGCCAACTCTATCCTCCTCTTTCTTACCGATTATGACGGTGATGTCGGGTCAGGCCGAGCAGATGGAAGCGCAGCGCCTGTCTGTTGAGGAAATGGAAACATCGCTCACCGCATTGCTGGCAAGCGAACAGTTTGACTGGATGCGCATCGAGAATTCTGACTTTGATCTTGCTGATATCGATGCTGGTGCAGGCATGCTCGCGGTCGGCGGCCCCGATTCTGAAGAAGAAGCCGCGGTCAACCCCGCCGAACCTCCGGTAGCCGATCCGGCAGTCGTGGAGCCAGTAGCGGCTGAACCGCAACAGCTAGAAATGGATTTTGATGGCCTGGAAGCTGACGAGGCGTTGATCGATGGCCGCCGCCGTCCAGGTGTGCCCAAAGAGCTGCCAGATCGTGTCATTCAGAATAATCCCGGAGCGATTAGTGCACCGCCTCCCGAGGCTTTTCCGACAGACGAATTTCCTGTCCCGGATCGCTGGCGGATATTACAGACCTTATGCCCGCAAAAAGGCGGTGATCAGTCGATCTATAAAGTATTTGGTGCACTGAAAAATAACTGCAGCAATACGTCCAATCCCTATGCGCAAAATGTGCTGAAAGGCGACAAGCCCATTCCGGCCGACAAAAAACCGTCCTTCCTGAAAGGCGATGATTGGTTCTTTGTCGTCAACGCGATTTCCGACACAGTCATCGAACCGCGAAGCTTCCCCATTCCGGTGGGCGTGCAAACCACGGAGCGTACAAACAGCCTTGACGTATTTGGACGTTCGGGATCCGAAGTCTACGCTCAAACCTTCATCACCGGTGTGGCCCTGATCAAAGGTTCAACCGCTTACAAACCACCTGATGTCGAATATCGGCTTACGCTTGCGACACAGATCAACCACGTCAATGTACCCGAACGCCGGGTATTGTTTGTCGAACCTTCGAAAACGTCCAACCGCACCGACTATTTTGTCGGCGTGCAAGAAGCATTTTTCGATTATCATATCCGCAATACCTCTGCGCGCTATGACTTTGACAGCTTCCGTATTGGTATCCAGCCGATGCAGGCTGATTTTCGTGGTTTCCTGTTTCAGGATAACCAACTCGGCTTCCGCTTGTTCGGGACACGGGATAATAACCGCGTG
Proteins encoded in this region:
- a CDS encoding heme-binding protein, with amino-acid sequence MRKFRFTAAISAAALVLTSCGGGGGSNDFGGTPSPSPAPSPTPSPTPIDGNGGAFTPPAQEALSVTDVQTVIAQAVGEATARNLPSVIAVTDRVGNVLAVFQMNGAPAMAGLSTSTINGPNPNPQGLQGAMVPATTAAIAKAVTGAYLSSGGNAFSTRTASQIVQEHFPPSPTTVGLESGPLFGVQFSQLPCSDLSSRFLAGGGASNLIGPKRSPLGLAADPGGLPLYKNGVVVGAIGVMGDGDYGFDRNILDVDQDDEEAIALAGIQGFAPSASITANRISVDGTSLRFSDMTVSDLSPLQSNFAAINGTAGALVPVRGYTDGTIITGTTYGTEQSGIRASTAAEFKNRDAFVLSDGTGTNRYPVRAATDGGAVAAPLTEAEVRAVLEEAFIVMTRARAQIRQPLDSRAQVSISVVDTNGEILGLVRSPDAPIFGTDVSLQKARTATFFSNDIAAAEMLTDPAIAPYVQAVRTFLGDPNALTGTVAFADRSGGNLARPYFPDGEVGRPNGPISKPIQEFSPFNVGLQLDFVVGNIGAHLTFVSDPAATDSPQQCTTLPDSPSGTKRLANGIQIFPGSVPIYRGDQLIGGIGVSGDGIDQDDMISFLGVHNAGLRVGSIGNAPQAIRADNVVVDLGDAQVRLRYVNCPFAPFLDTDEQNVCEGL